The sequence GGCCAGGTGGTGTGTGAGGCCTGGCTGAGTGTGGACATGACCTGCTGCACCTGCTCCATCCTGCACCTGTGTGTCATAGCGCTGGACCGCTACTGGGCGATCACCAAGGCCATCGAGTATGCCCGTAAGAGGTCGGCCCGCCGGGCAGCTGTCATGGTGGGCATCATCTGGGTCATCTCAGTCTTCATATCCATTCCACCCCTCTTCTGGAGACACAGGCCCGGTAGCCACGGCCCAAAACAGTGCATCATAGAGCATGACCACGTGGGCTACACTATTTACTCCACCTTCGGGGCCTTTTACATCCCCATGACCCTTATTCTCATCTTGTACTATAGGATTTACAATGCTGCTAAGACGCTCTATCAGAAACGGGGCTCATCGCGGCACTTCAGCAGCCGAAGCCAGATGAAGACTGATAGCCAGAACTCTCTGAACCACTGCCGTATGGCACACACCTTCTGCGTATCGGACCTATCCACCTCAGACCCCACTCTGGAGTTTGACAGGCTCAATGCCACCATCCGTATCCCCTCATTTGAGACAGATATGGACGGGGCAAATGAGAGGAGCCAGATCTGTACCTCCAGGGAGAGGAAGGCAGCACGTATCCTGGGCCTCATCCTCGGGGCTTTTATCCTCTGCTGGCTGCCTTTCTTTCTGAAGGAGCTCCTTGTGGGCCTACAGGTCATAACTGCCTCACCCCAGGTGTCAGAATTCCTAACCTGGCTGGGCTACATCAACTCACTTATTAATCCTCTACTTTACACCAGCTTCAATGAGGATTTTAAGTTGGCCTTTAAGAAACTGCTCAGACGAAAGGAGCATGCATAGATTTGCAGGCCCAGGTTGAACGTACAGAATAGTCCCATCGGGGAAAGTATGAAGGAAAGTTACATGCAGTGTGTCCATTGGCTATGTGATGTTGtgcttttcaaaataaaagtttttatttttttttttttaagtaatgcTTCTTGCTCTTTGCGTAAACACAAACTTTGACCATGAATAATCATGGCTTATAaatgcacatacatacattttttatGGCTTTGTGAATGAATTACATTTTTACCAATGTGGGGTTTAAGTAAATATTAAATGTTTTTGTCTCAATTGGTTTTACTACACCAGGCACTCCTGCAAAATAGAATTCTAAATcacattccatttgctccattacagacattattatgaggCGTCCTCCCCCTCACTGATTTCACTGTAGGTATCTATCCCTCCATACTAGGCTGAAATAAACGGTATGTGAGTGACCAAAGACCTGGATGAGAAACTGACTTCTGcaccaatacattttttaaagggCCTGGTAAGACTGATAGATGATTACCTTACCTGATTGTGATGAATACAATCACTAAAATTACGTTTTGAACTGATAACCTAATGTTCATTATTTATTGGCCTCTTGATGTCTTCAAGTTTAGTTGATTTATAATAGTTAAGTGCCTGCACGCAAAAAAAACATACGCGCAGCCTGCTACCTACCACAGAGTTCAAAACTGCTACGCCCCTCGGTGGACTACAGTGGCATTTGATTCTGCGTGCGTTAATTATTCTGGTCACATGCTGTCTGCGTACGCGGCAGTGGTACGCGACCGAGTTGTGTGTGAAGATGGCGGACGAAGAGGCCGAACAAAACCTCAGCGCACAGACCGATAGCAGTGCAACGATTGTGGCGCTCCGAGAGAAATTGCTAAAATTAGCAATTGCACTGAAGAACAGTACGGACTCTCCGACTCAGTCGTCAACTCAGTATTGTCAACACTTTTGCCAGGTTAGTTCTTTCTTTCGCTGTGCGCGCTGGCGATTCCAAAATAACCCTCGAGCCTTGCATTAGCATAGCTAGCTTAAGCTAGTTTACAATCCTGGATAGTGTTGCCATTGTCAATGTGGATATGGTTTAATGATTTATGTCAAATAAGCATACGTATACTTGTTGTAACACTAGCTGGTGCTATTGTGTTATGTGACTGACTTTCGCACGTTGCGGTAACGTTATCCCGCTAAATGATTTGATGTTGACACTGTCTGTAGCTTAGCTACCCTTTTGATACTGTGTGCTGACATAGCTAGCTTATTGAATTATCATAGGCGCAATGAGGAGGTCCATCATCAGCCTTGCTTTGTCATGTCTAGTTTACGCAGAGACGCTGACTTTACGGCCGTTGATAAAGTTAACGTTAAACTATCCATTACTGTCTCAGCTTTGTAGTTGGCTAGCAACTAATTTACTATGCTAACGATAAtgaagcagctagctagctagtagctaactAGTGAACAAATGGCTTTGTTCTGCCTTCACTGCAATGGGACAGGCCTCGCACACTACACCGCATCTTTTGCTGACAGGTCTCAAATAAATGTGGGGTGTTTTGTGTCCATGCATGGTCTCGGATTGTCAAACTGAAACTACCAATTTAGCCATTGTTCCTAAATGTAGGTTATATAACAAATTATTGAGTTAACTAGGACAGTAGTTTTCAAACCTCTTCTCGTGGACCCCCAGACATTTCACAATTGTTTTGTAGCCCTCATACACCTATTCAAAGGGTTTAAAATTAGTTGACAAGTTTGAATCAGGTGTGTCATAGCTGTGGTATAGGCTAGGTAAACTACATGGACTGTTGGAGGTCCCAGAGGAAAGGTTTGAAACACCTGAGTTACAGTGTGAACTCCTTTTGAAATCGTTGAACACATTTTCCCATCAAGTTTTATGCACTACTGAGGCTGCTCCACTTTTACTTTCTTGTGCCTTTGTAGCTATTGGTTTACTGACCCATATTTAATCTGGCCAAGTTTTCAGTCGACTGGGTAGTGTCAGATGAAGAAGAACAATGAACTGTTACTTACTATACACCTGGTTTTCATGtagaaaaaataaaatgttttgctcATAGTCAAGGGCTTGTACCATTCATAACTGAGGCGGCGATAGTAAAATTACTTTGTAAGTCCTCCAGAGTCCTCAAGGACAAAACCCCTCTTGACGGCAGAGAGAAACATACGTTTAAATTTCATCCTACACATTTGATTATGGGGTGTGGAGAAAATGTTGCCTTTTTAAAGCAGAATTTCTGTGGTTATACACATTTTGCCAAGGGGTGGAGAGAGTTTGGCAATTTTACAACACATTAAATGAAATTCTACTAATTTTGCCATGGAGCAAAACAAGACTGTTTTTCAGCTAATTTAATGCTATTCTATTAATTTTGCCATGTGGTAAATAGTTTTGCATTTTTAAAGATAATTCCCTGCAAatctacccattttgccatgacttatgccatatGTTTATGTTGCCTTatgttaatgatatctgagtgagagtgactaacaaaatcaataggGGCCCCCTGTAGTACAGGGCCCCTGGGTCTTCGGCCATGATTACGACAactttagatagctggctagacagACTTGCCAATCAAAAAAATGTtcgctgacatggctaattgagtgactgacatAAGACAAGAACTGCtcatgcacaaccacatttctaACTTGTACCTTGTGTGTTCTGCCAttataactctcaacagtaagttgagaccctgactgaGTTCCCACCCCCAAAAACGTGTCTATTTTTGGGGGGTTAGGGGCCCCTGGCGGCCTGGGCCCCTAAGTGACTGCTTATGCATGGAGCCAGCCTTGGCTAAACCAACTTTTTAATTGCTGTAAGAATAATGATTTGCATTGTAACACATGAACAGAGGTCTAAACGAACAGTAGCAGGCCTCATTAGCATGCTGTTAATAATTCTGTTGAATCTAGTTGCATATAGAGTTTTTGGACTTTGATGTGCCAGCCATTGTTGCAGTAGAATATCAAGCATGTGTGAATATCTGTGGCTAGAGGCAACGAATGT is a genomic window of Oncorhynchus nerka isolate Pitt River linkage group LG24, Oner_Uvic_2.0, whole genome shotgun sequence containing:
- the LOC115107280 gene encoding 5-hydroxytryptamine receptor 1E-like, with protein sequence MEMERDLGDSSTGPNITNSTGAPDSTLPVVVFTDRMVVLVVILALLTLLTVLANSAVITAICTTKKLHLPANYLICSLAFTDFLVAILVMPISILYIATEYWSLGQVVCEAWLSVDMTCCTCSILHLCVIALDRYWAITKAIEYARKRSARRAAVMVGIIWVISVFISIPPLFWRHRPGSHGPKQCIIEHDHVGYTIYSTFGAFYIPMTLILILYYRIYNAAKTLYQKRGSSRHFSSRSQMKTDSQNSLNHCRMAHTFCVSDLSTSDPTLEFDRLNATIRIPSFETDMDGANERSQICTSRERKAARILGLILGAFILCWLPFFLKELLVGLQVITASPQVSEFLTWLGYINSLINPLLYTSFNEDFKLAFKKLLRRKEHA